Genomic window (Zingiber officinale cultivar Zhangliang chromosome 2B, Zo_v1.1, whole genome shotgun sequence):
TTTTTATGATTTGTttttagtttgaacttttaaattaaaagcccaattaaaaaaaaattgaaatgtagcatttgtgtgtgtgtgtgtgttgagCTTAAGTTTTATAAGCCCTAAACTTTGGTCCAACAAGAAAATCAATTTGTTGGTTTTCTCTAACGGCTAGCACCAAACTTCATCTTCATTGTATTGAGTAACCAAAGCTGGAAAAATTAGAACGAATTTAGAAGCCCACATTTTGGAGCAATCAGAGAGGGAAATCAatttgaagaaaaatttgttGTTTGATCTTTCCTCAATTGAGCGACTTGGAAGAGATTGAATTGGAGGTTGGCCAAAATCTCATCCTTTGGAAATGTCATTTATTAAATATTTGCAATATTCATTAAAGTTGAAaggtaatttattttaattttaatgtaatttataTTGATACCATGGAATCCGCCTAGCGATGCCTAGTCCCTATACATGCAAATTGAAAGATAATTTGTTTTaattattatgtaatttatgttgatacCGTGAAATCCGCCTAGCGGACATCTAGTGCCTAGTCCTCGCCTAGGCGCTAGTCTGGCAcccgactagcgcctagcgaattttagaaccttgaacAATATCACTTTACAAATTGTTGAATTATAGATTCAAGATATCCAAAACCATTAATTGTGATTTTGAGTCCATCAAAATCATTTATTATCCTTTCTAGTGCGAAATACATTTTATATATTCAATCTAAATTATCTTGGCGCAAGACTTAAAATAGTAAAATTGACATGACAAATTGTTACAAATTTGTTCTAGCTAACTTTCATTTAATTAGGACAATATCTAATgctatttaagaaaaaaaaacaaggacTAAAATTGTCCATTGACATAAAACTACTATTGAAAAAGCTCAtttgttaatatatatatatatataaatgtcttGGCACAATAATTTCCTAGAAATAGTATGTTAAACAATTTCCAAGTCAAGTAAGGCCACGCACAAATCATCATTCTCCCTATACTTCATTGTTAATTTTCTTACTAAATTAGGAGAATGTAAATATGCTATTCATGCATCTATAATGCAAATAGCACAGCACAACTGTGAACAGTTTTAATGTCCTTGAGACATCATTCACCCTAGTAATCACTAAGAGAAATTAATGCACTGTATATTAAAGATTTCTTTCTAGATTACTACAATGATTGCACAACATACAGTTGTTTATTTTTCTATCAGTACTTTTCCAGgagaaaagagaattttttttattaacttcAAAGTTTCCCATGTAAGCAAATTGCTAGTCTACTAACTTCTAGGACTGATGTCAACAAACCGAGAACTGAATACCACCCttgaataacaaaaaaaaaagatatattgCCATAGTCTATAACAAAAAAAGTTATTGGCAGATTGTTAGGCCTCCCTGATAACTCTAATTTCAGCTTCTATTAAATAGTTCCATAGTCTTAACTctgtgatattttttttattagcttCAAGTTTCCCATGTAAGCAAATTGCTCGTCTACTAGCTTCTTATTATTCTGGTTACAACAGACCTCGTGTCAGCAAACTGAAAATTGCATGCCAACCcatgaaataataaaaaaaaaatgctataattgCAAACTTGAGTATTGCTAACGTGCATTGCCTGATCACTAAAATTTAAGCTTCTATCAAATAGTTCCATTAGAGAAATAGTTCCATAGCCTAATTCTTAGTGAAAGTAGGCTCAAGAAAGATAAGTCTGCTTAGCCACATGTAAATAAGAAAAGAGAAATCACTTGTTCTCTAGCTATATCTtctatcaaagaaaaaaaaagaatcttATAAATTCCTCTTTTGGGATCAGAGTACGATCTTACCGTGATGCCACGAAGAGAAGCAGAAGATTTCTTCCACCCAAATGATGAAACAGTTCGAGTCCTTTGACTTCCTCTGCCATCTTGAAACTGTTGACATTGAGAAGGATCAGAGATGCCACCTTAACAATCAACTTAAGAAAACCAAAATTATACAGATAATGCAAATCACAAacctttgattttgagaaaattGAAACAGAGTAAGGAGTTCGTCTGGAACTGTACGGCTCCACCTTGAGTCCAACAGTTTTAGGAGTAAGATGGTTTCCATTATTCTCCACAATTGCTCCAGGCCAGCACACAGGTGTTCTCACCAGTGACGAGTAAGCCAATTCCGATGCCAATGCATTATTGTCTGCTGCCTTATTTTTTAATACTCCTTCAGGAGGTTCATGGTAGGGCTCAGTAACTAGTCCTTCCATGTAGGCTTTTGCAATTTCAACGGGTGAAGAACTACCATCATGTACCTACTCAAATTGAACAAATAGGTAATTTTGTTAGAACGACACATCAACACAGTGAACTTATAAACAAACATTAACAGTCAATAAGTTAGCAAGATCAAATCTTGGCCAAAAGGTATGTCATAGTTAATGTCTTACTACTAGAGTCTTCAAAGATTTCTCAGATTTTGGTGTTAACAATTGCCCAGACAGCACAAGGGATTGTGATTTAATTGGAACTTGTTGGTTCAATATGCCATTAGTTTCTCCATGTTGATGGGAAAAGTCTCTTGTCCTTGACTGCAATAACTCTTTCAAATGCTTGGACTGTTCTCTGGACAGGAAGACAACAATTAGCAAATTCACCCTGATTAACAATGGTTTACCAGCATTGTTAGTGGTTGTCTTTGTTGTTCCACAACCCTCTCTCAGAAGCTACAAGGACATAACAATACAAATACATTTGCAGATAAAAATTGTAAGAGAGAGAGGAGACTTGGTTGAAACCTATAAAGTGCAAACTTCCCACAATCGATTGAAAAGCATAGCAACTTCAATAGAAACTCACAAGTATATGACAGTACAAATACAATTGCAGATAAAAATTTTAAGAGAGAGAGGATCTGGTTGCAACTTGTAAAGTGCAAACTTCCCACAATTGGTTGAGATTAAGAGGCTTAGCAACTTCAATAGATAACTTGCTTGCATTGATTCAATAACCCAGTGAACTTAATTTTGTTGGCTAGTTTAATTTAGCATTTAACCAATTCTTTACATAAAGAAACAACAACTTATATTAATCAAAAGAATCTACCTTACTTTAGTCCCAAaagaagaaaatatatatatatatatatatcatattctGTACTCCTGCAACTTTCTTTTGTTGTTGTTAATACTCTTAATTGGCAATTATGAGAGGAAATGCCATGACCACTATGAGAGGCATGCCAGGTATGATGATCTCAAAATCAAAATAGAGGATGAATTTAGATATGTAATTTGGTTAATTGACAAAACAGATAGATCATGATTCATGAGCATGATTAACTACCCTGTGATCAATGTTTAATTCATGGAACATAAATATTATATGACAGTTGGTTTGAAAGGTTCATTTCCAAAACTAACAAATAATGGAATAGCAAAGAAAGAAAAGTCAGATTTTATTTAAACAGTATATACTTGCCTAGAAAATGTCCTTTGCTTGAGCCACAGTTCGACTTCAGCAATCCCACTGTTGTCACACATATTAGTTGCTTCACCAAAGGACTGATCATTAGAAGGATCAACAAAAGCCTGGTATTTTTCAGCCAAAAAATATCAATTAGTCACATGCATATTTAAGATTGAAAGTTTTGCCAAAAGTTGTGTGTGTGGACAAGGTGAAATGGTATGCCACAATTTACAAAACCAAGCCACACATTTGTTGGAAGatgtttcaaaatcaaatttcagcAAGGGATTTCAACCATCAGAGTTTGCAACATATCATTATAATATACAGAGGACCCCAATAAAATGGAACAGAATTGTTTGAATATTTGAATTGACCATTCTTGCAGTCCATTGCATTCTCTTATGCAAGACCTACAACAGCCATAAGTTCAACTAAGTTGGATCAGTTACATGGATCTTTTTTCAACCAATAAGATTTGTACAGGGCCGTATCTAAAGAGTAGACACATTGCAATTTGAACATTATGATACAcaaggttcaaaatctcaaaGTGTGCCAAAGTTTTAGTCTTTGACTGAACGATATTTGGGTATCGTACCAATGTTTCGATGCATGATGTTGGTAATGGATTGGAGTTGAAGAAAGGAGATGAAACATATGAAAGAGACATTGTCAATGCCGAGCATGGTTTTAAATCTTGTATGATGCCTAAGACACAGTCGAAACATATCATTCCAATAAATTATTGAAACTCAATACGATTGAGCACATACAATGTCTCCTTCATTTGCTTCATCTCCTCATTGACACCATGCATCGGAGAGTGCATCAATACGATACTAGAACAATATCTTTCTAGTAAAAGACTGAAACTACGACCCAAtttgagattttgaaccttggtGCCGAGTTGTATCGAGTTTCATTGATTTACCAGAACAATATGTTTCCACCGTTTCACCTGACATGGTACAAAGATTTCGAACCATGGTGGTACAATAAACTGAATAGACCATTTTTGCAGTCCAATGTGCTCTATTATACAAGACGTACAACAACTGTACTATATTGGATCGGTTACATGGATCTTTCTTCTAACAAAAAGATATGTGCGCATATTCTATAATATTAACAAGCAATAACACAAGCAATGATAACCCCAAGCTATGAAGAAAAAGTGAAAATTTGCATTATGTTTTATTGATTGCAATAATTTCTAGCACAAGCCTAACCACCATTCATGTGGCTCATAATCCACATGTAAGAGTGATATTTGTGATGTATAATCACTGAACCATCACAACtagagaaaattttgaaaaatggaaAGTGATTCCCACGTCATGTGAAACTCAAGGGAGAAGCCTAGCTTATGTAACAAAATTCTAAGAGAAAAATACAATTTACTGTGAAAGGaactttttttctaaaaacttactGTTTGCAATTTCTATTTAAAAACATTATATCTAAACATAAATATGTATATAGTCTACAAAGTTTTGCCCATAAACAAATCACATCTCTTGCAAGTTCAAGTTCTGTATCCATCTCCTGCACGAATACTATCAGTTTTTCAAAAGCTTGAATGATCAACAACTGGCTAACACGAGTACAAATCGAAATAGTAAGCAACCAACTAGAATGTATAAAGGCCAGCCAATATAGAAGGAGAATGAGAGTGGTAGTCCTCCTTACATCACGAGAAGAGGAGGGCCTATCACAATCTTCTTGCCTTGATTCtgtaaaacatttaaaaataaaaggaTCAGACAATTGAAAAGATTAACAATTAACATGAAAACATAGAATCTTTTTTATAATACATTTTCTTTGTCATCTCTCCATGCAAGTTGATTTGTATAAATTTACAGGGTTAACAAGCAAAATCCACTTAATGGCCATCTTAGGTTGGAAGAAACACTGAATATCTAATCCTTGTTCTGCAATCATGCCTCGTGATGATTGTGGCTCATTCTATGCAATTTTTAACCATGCCAACTATTTCACAAATCGCCTTCAACATTCTAAGAGCACATTGACAACCTAGGCTTCTTAGTTCTTAGGCTTCTGCAGCGTCCAACTCATGTTGTTTCGATTTTTTGAGTTTAAATCAGTACAGATATACCAATTGGAGGGGGAAAAAATCTCACCTTGTCTACTGCTACCCCATACTTTGGACCAAGAGGAAAAATTCATATATTGAattcttttgtttattttattctcTCTTTGATTAGCTTTGTAGAAAAAATAGGAGACTTGATCTCTTCTAATTCTAATGTATACAGATAAAGTGgaaattttgatattctctttGAATGAACTACCTGAACCAGTGTTATTTGTGTCTTTCCTGGTCCATTCAAATTTGATTTGTTGTTCTTTAACAGTCAATAACATAATAAATACATCAAATTTGCAAAAcaaagtaaattaattaaaacaacaGTGTCATGCCAACCGCGGACAAAAGTATCATTTTTACTCTAAGAAACCGATGTCAATACACTTTTTGCAAGAAGACAACGCCAAAGTACATGCATCACGCAGCGCTACGAGATGTATGTGGGAAGTCTAACAAAGCGACAGAGATAGAGGGAATAGATAGAGATAGAGAGAGCATACGGGGAAGCGCTTCAGAAGTCGAAGGCTGAGGATCATGAATAGAGGCGGAGGTGGAAGCGGCTGCGAATTTGGCAGAGAATACCGCGGGAGTGGGCCGAGCAGATATCCAATCGTACCCTTTGCTCCGCTTCGTAAGCGCGGGGCGATCATACGGCGTGGCCGCAATCCTTGGCCGGATCTCTCTCTGTGTTAGCTTCCCTCCAGTCCCCGCATAGCAATCATCCTCGTCTACTGCCTTCCTCTTCATTGAGTCCGTGATCGAACCCTACGACGACGCCCTTCTCCCTCCCTTCCCTCCCTTGATTAAACGGGATGGAATGTCAGAGGAAGAAGCCCTCGTCCTCGCCGGCCTCCCTCCGACCGCCGCTCGACGCTCTGCCCTCGCGACCAACCAGCAGCAGGCAGCAGAACCAAGAAAGCGCACATTTCGCACCTAGGGCGAGAGGCAAAGCCTTAACGGGCCGGAATTAAGGATCACCATCTCAGCCCACCAGCCCGATCCGAAACATTGCCCCAGTTTAATGTATTCATATTTCAACCAACACCCATATTttattaaatgaaaattaattgattttttttttatgaccttttgattttcaatttttataataatatttttatttttttaaaaagtaataataatctacaaaggaaaaaaaaatccgaGAGATAAATATATAAACTTCTAGTCTGTCATTTTCATTTTTATGGACTCCATCACTTTATatatttatttctaattttttttaaaaaaaaatctctccatATTATttcttaaatatatataaaatatcttttcttaaaaaaagtATTATTCAAATATGTCAAATAAACATTGGACTAACATTCAAAGTCAAATATCAATACTTTCTACTGACTTAACTTCTTGAGTCAAACAAAGTCAAATACAATTTTCACACCTTAGTCTCGATTTATTCATCTGAATTTTGCCTGCTGAGTTTTGGTTCTCATGGATGTTAGGGTCGAAGTGTGTTGGAGGAGGGGGTGAATGGCTCGTTACCCTTGATTGTTTGCTTCTTGATGATGTGCAGCCGAATAAATAACAAGAAACACACCCACAACGTTAACactgggatttacttggtatccacctcaagaagaggtgactaatccaaggatccagctCTCACTCACTCattcactatgaaaatactcctttacgataactaccgaatgcggagaaaccttgtacaagctcacacacaaagaTATATAAGAACAACAAAATACAAGTtaatacaatatcaaatcttacaagatttacacggcagaaaccctagcttgcttttcttcttgcttgaatacacctcttgacttacttagaagtgcaacaacactcctctgtgctctctagaatTGATCggttggggaggctttgaatcgatcggtcaatcgattcaaaTCGCCTCTGTGCTCTATGGAAATcgttgaatcgatcgaccaatcgatccagcctTTCTCGCGTCTGTGTGCGAGAAatccagctcccaatcgattggttgatcgattgggagaggttcTGTGCTCGTGAtatttgctcccaatcgatcgattgggccaaatCTTCTTCGCGGCacacatccaatcgatcaactaatcgattggactacggttcaatcaatcggttgattgattgatccacctttgacttgcctaaatcaagtccaaagttcccaaacccaacatccggtcaaccgtgacctgttgaaacctcatacctagcatccggtcaactttgacctgctaggactccttcaccaagtgaCCGGACAATcattttgacccacttgga
Coding sequences:
- the LOC122046149 gene encoding uncharacterized protein LOC122046149 isoform X1, with product MKRKAVDEDDCYAGTGGKLTQREIRPRIAATPYDRPALTKRSKGYDWISARPTPAVFSAKFAAASTSASIHDPQPSTSEALPQSRQEDCDRPSSSRDAFVDPSNDQSFGEATNMCDNSGIAEVELWLKQRTFSREQSKHLKELLQSRTRDFSHQHGETNGILNQQVPIKSQSLVLSGQLLTPKSEKSLKTLVVHDGSSSPVEIAKAYMEGLVTEPYHEPPEGVLKNKAADNNALASELAYSSLVRTPVCWPGAIVENNGNHLTPKTVGLKVEPYSSRRTPYSVSIFSKSKFQDGRGSQRTRTVSSFGWKKSSASLRGITVPPKYSESTPSKELLDSNLVNFSSTPSTAPTDTKNLSSTWKASDGKDSMTLNSNFHIAGGSEDVHFPSVPPKSTQIAMKILDHLNRTIPSPKEKMVYSPEMIGTKSISKFASDWHTKTPDDGKTKASLLSKGATEKDNFPEDKATAMPTMKDHNEVLPSVTLMGKDQLLGATEKSRDAVVKVLISSSTPLKDLSETPSTPALTSSPADVAFKVPVSSSTSLNASPEPPAIPGSTALVPTIPTSIPNNIPSFSFRSPSHDSGLNFSFATTSNPTVTDTPEPQFKFGSEEQRSLTFWFRGTESELY
- the LOC122046149 gene encoding flocculation protein FLO11-like isoform X2, which codes for MKRKAVDEDDCYAGTGGKLTQREIRPRIAATPYDRPALTKRSKGYDWISARPTPAVFSAKFAAASTSASIHDPQPSTSEALPQSRQEDCDRPSSSRDAFVDPSNDQSFGEATNMCDNSGIAEVELWLKQRTFSREQSKHLKELLQSRTRDFSHQHGETNGILNQQVPIKSQSLVLSGQLLTPKSEKSLKTLVVHDGSSSPVEIAKAYMEGLVTEPYHEPPEGVLKNKAADNNALASELAYSSLVRTPVCWPGAIVENNGNHLTPKTVGLKVEPYSSRRTPYSVSIFSKSKFQDGRGSQRTRTVSSFGWKKSSASLRGITVPPKYSESTPSKELLDSNLVNFSSTPSTAPTDTKNLSSTWKASDVPPKSTQIAMKILDHLNRTIPSPKEKMVYSPEMIGTKSISKFASDWHTKTPDDGKTKASLLSKGATEKDNFPEDKATAMPTMKDHNEVLPSVTLMGKDQLLGATEKSRDAVVKVLISSSTPLKDLSETPSTPALTSSPADVAFKVPVSSSTSLNASPEPPAIPGSTALVPTIPTSIPNNIPSFSFRSPSHDSGLNFSFATTSNPTVTDTPEPQFKFGSEEQRSLTFWFRGTESELY